A single genomic interval of Ammospiza caudacuta isolate bAmmCau1 chromosome 19, bAmmCau1.pri, whole genome shotgun sequence harbors:
- the SEC14L1 gene encoding SEC14-like protein 1, translating into MVQKYQSPVRVYKHPFELIMAAYERRFPTCPLIPMFVASDTVNEYKSEDEAIHVIERRCKLDIDAPRLLKKIAGVDYVYFVQKNSLNRRERTLHIEAYNETFSNRVIINEHCSYTVHPDNEDWTCFEQSASLDIKSFFGFESTVEKIAMKQYTSNIKKGKEIIEYYLKQLEEEGITFVPRWTPPVACKSESSTSHPRRPVSPAINIPESATKEGLSSKEILNTSSSPSEPTAGTPDDKLDADYIKRYLGDLTPMQESCLIRLRQWLQETHKGKIPKDEHILRFLRARDFNIDKAREILCQSLTWRKQHQVDYILDTWNPPQVLQDYYAGGWHHHDKDGRPLYVLRLGQMDTKGLVRALGEEALLRYVLSINEEGLRRCEENTKVFGRPISSWTCLVDLEGLNMRHLWRPGVKALLRIIEVVEANYPETLGRLLILRAPRVFPVLWTLVSPFIDDNTRKKFLIYAGNDYQGPGGLLDYIDKEIIPDFLGGECMCEVPEGGLVPKSLYRTAEELENEDIKLWTETIYQSASVFKGAPHEVLIQIVDASSVITWDFDVCKGDIVFNIFHSKRAPQPPKKDSLGAHSITSPGGNNVQLIDKVWQLGRDYSMVESPLICKEGESVQGSHVTRWPGFYILQWKFHSMPACATTNLPRVDDVLASLQVSSHKCKVMYYTEVIGSEDFRGSMTSLESSHSGFSQLSAATTSSSQSHSSSMISR; encoded by the exons GCATATGAAAGGAGGTTTCCTACGTGCCCTCTGATCCCCATGTTTGTAGCCAGTGACACAGTAAATGAGTACAAGAGTGAGGATGAGGCCATCCACGTGATCGAGCGGCGCTGCAAGCTGGACATCGATGCACCACGGCTGCTGAAAAAG ATTGCAGGAGTGGACTATGTCTACTTTGTCCAGAAGAATTCTCTGAACAGGAGAGAAAGGACTCTGCACATAGAAGCCTACAATGAAACCTTCTCCAACAGAGTCATCATCAACGAGCACTGCTCCTACACA GTTCATCCTGACAATGAAGATTGGACCTGTTTTGAACAGTCAGCAAGTCTGGATATCAaatctttttttggttttgaaagcACAGTGGAAAAGATTGCCATGAAGCAATACACCAGTAATATTAAAAAG ggaaaagaaataatagaGTACTACCTgaagcagctggaggaagaaggAATAACCTTTGTCCCTCGCTGGACTCCTCCTGTTGCATGTAAATCAGAGAGCAGCACATCTCACCCAAGGAGACCAGTGTCACCTGCCATTAATATCCCAGAGTCTGCCACAAAGGAGGGCTTGAGCAGCAAGGAGATCCTCAacacctccagcagcccctcgGAGCCCACTGCAGGAACACCTGATG ATAAGCTGGATGCAGACTACATCAAGAGGTACCTGGGGGACCTGACCCCCATGCAGGAGAGCTGCCTCATCCGCCTGcggcagtggctgcaggagaCACACAAAGGCAAG ATCCCCAAGGATGAGCACATTTTAAGATTCTTGCGTGCCAGGGACTTCAACATCGACAAAGCAAGAGAGATCCTTTGCCAGTCACTGACGTGGCGTAAGCAGCACCAGGTGGATTATATTCTGGACACCTGGAATCCTCCCCAGGTGCTCCAGGATTACTATGCAGGAGGCTGGCATCACCATGACAAAG ACGGGCGCCCTCTGTACGTGCTGAGGCTGGGCCAGATGGACACCAAGGGCCTGGTGCGAGCGCTGGGGGAGGAGGCCCTGCTGCGCTAC GTTCTTTCAATAAATGAAGAAGGGCTGAGGAGATGTGAGGAGAATACAAAAGTATTTGGCAGGCCAATAAG CTCTTGGACCTGCCTGGTAGATCTGGAAGGTTTGAACATGAGGCATTTATGGAGACCTGGTGTCAAGGCCCTTCTGAGAATCATTGAGGTGGTTGAAGCCAATTACCCTGAGACCTTGGGTCGTCTGCTTATCCTAAGAGCACCTCGAGTATTCCCAGTTCTCTGGACACTG gTTAGTCCATTCATTGATGACAACACCAGAAAGAAATTCCTTATTTATGCTGGAAATGACTACCAGGGTCCTGGAGGACTGCTGGATTACATAGATAAAGAAATTATCCCTGATTTCCTCGGTGGAGAGTGCATG tgtgaaGTACCAGAGGGTGGGCTGGTTCCCAAGTCCCTCTACCGGACAGCAGAAGAGTTGGAAAATGAAGACATCAAGCTTTGGACTGAAACAATCTACCAGTCTGCAAGTGTCTTCAAAGGAGCTCCACATGAG GTTCTCATCCAGATCGTGGACGCCTCGTCGGTGATCACGTGGGATTTTGACGTGTGCAAGGGCGACATTGTTTTTAACATCTTCCATTCCAAAAGAGCCCCACAGCCTCCCAAAAAGGACTCTCTGGGAGCTCACAGCATTACATCGCCTGGTGGGAACAACGTCCAGTTGATAGACAAAGTCTGGCAGCTGGGGCGTGACTACAGCATGGTGGAGTCTCCCCTGATCTGCAAAGAAGGGGAGAGTGTGCAG GGCTCCCATGTGACCAGGTGGCCTGGCTTCTACATTTTACAGTGGAAATtccacagcatgcctgcctgTGCTACAACCAACCTGCCTCGTGTGGATGATGTGCTGGCATCTCTACAGGTGTCCTCTCACAAATGTAAAGTCATGTACTATACAGAAGTGATAGGATCTGAAGATTTCAG gggATCTATGACCAGCCTTGAATCAAGCCACAGTGGATTctcccagctcagtgctgccACCACCTCCTCTAGCCAGTCCCATTCCAGCTCCATGATTTCCAGGTAG